Proteins co-encoded in one Tepidimicrobium xylanilyticum genomic window:
- the aroH gene encoding chorismate mutase: MKIVSIRGATTANSNNEADILDATRELLLEIENRNNIQREKVISILFSATKDLNAVYPAKAARLLGYTQCGLMCFNEMDVVGSLDKCIRVMVLYQDCLDQESVKHVYLKKAKTLRPDLNI; this comes from the coding sequence TTGAAAATCGTTTCAATTAGAGGTGCTACAACAGCAAATTCTAATAATGAGGCTGATATACTTGATGCTACAAGGGAGTTATTATTAGAAATTGAAAATAGAAATAATATACAAAGAGAAAAAGTTATAAGCATTTTATTCTCTGCAACTAAAGATTTAAATGCTGTTTACCCCGCTAAGGCTGCTAGGTTGTTAGGTTACACTCAATGTGGTTTAATGTGTTTCAATGAAATGGATGTTGTAGGTAGTTTAGACAAGTGTATTAGGGTTATGGTTTTGTATCAGGACTGCTTAGATCAAGAAAGCGTAAAACATGTCTATCTTAAAAAAGCTAAAACATTGAGACCTGATTTAAATATATAA
- a CDS encoding BaiN/RdsA family NAD(P)/FAD-dependent oxidoreductase: MKVGVIGGGPAGIIAAGFAGSRGKNVTLIERNDRLGKKLFITGKGRCNITNASSIEDFFDNIITNKEFLYSSFYSFTNEDILKLLASYGLKVKVERGNRVFPISDKSSDVIKAFQKFLINNNVKVLLNKRVIKVNKTNNHFLLEFQDNTIDYFDKLIIATGGKSYPSTGSTGDGYNFAKNFGHSIIPLKPSLVPIVIEENFVKELQGLSLRNVKLTSVVDNKIINEEFGEMIFTHYGISGPIVLSTSNVLNKYLNKKINLYVDLKPALNKEKLDKRILRDFEKFNNKQIKNGLNELLPAKLIPVVLNISSVNEVKSINQVTREERLRLVNTIKNLPLTFKRFRPLEEAIVTSGGVATNEINPSTMESKLVPGLFFCGEIIDVDGLTGGYNLQIAYSTGYLAGMHV, translated from the coding sequence GAAAGTTGGAGTAATTGGAGGTGGTCCAGCAGGAATTATAGCTGCAGGATTTGCAGGATCGAGAGGTAAAAATGTTACTCTAATTGAGAGGAACGACAGACTAGGTAAGAAATTATTCATAACAGGAAAGGGTAGATGTAATATAACCAATGCCTCATCCATTGAAGACTTTTTTGATAATATAATAACAAATAAAGAGTTCTTGTATAGCAGTTTCTACTCCTTTACAAACGAGGATATATTAAAACTATTAGCTTCCTATGGTTTAAAAGTTAAAGTAGAAAGGGGAAATAGAGTATTTCCAATATCTGATAAATCAAGTGATGTAATAAAAGCCTTTCAAAAATTTCTTATAAACAATAATGTCAAAGTATTATTAAATAAGAGAGTAATAAAGGTAAATAAAACCAACAATCATTTCTTATTAGAATTTCAAGACAATACTATAGACTATTTTGATAAATTAATAATAGCTACCGGGGGTAAATCCTACCCCTCCACCGGTTCTACAGGTGATGGATATAATTTTGCAAAAAATTTTGGACATAGTATTATACCTTTAAAACCTTCATTAGTGCCTATTGTAATAGAGGAAAATTTCGTAAAAGAATTACAAGGTCTTTCCCTTAGAAATGTAAAATTGACTAGTGTGGTTGATAATAAAATAATAAATGAAGAATTTGGAGAAATGATATTTACCCATTATGGCATATCTGGACCTATCGTATTATCAACCAGCAATGTTCTCAATAAATACTTAAATAAGAAAATCAATCTGTATGTGGATTTAAAGCCAGCCTTAAACAAAGAAAAATTGGATAAAAGAATTTTAAGGGATTTTGAGAAGTTCAATAATAAACAAATTAAGAATGGTTTAAATGAACTGTTACCAGCTAAATTAATACCAGTAGTTTTAAATATTTCATCAGTTAATGAAGTTAAATCAATAAACCAAGTAACCAGAGAAGAAAGATTAAGACTAGTAAATACAATTAAGAATCTTCCCTTAACTTTTAAGAGGTTTAGACCTTTAGAAGAAGCAATTGTTACATCAGGAGGAGTAGCTACCAATGAAATTAATCCATCAACTATGGAATCTAAACTTGTACCAGGTCTCTTCTTTTGTGGTGAAATAATCGATGTAGATGGATTAACTGGAGGCTATAATCTTCAGATTGCTTATTCCACTGGATATTTAGCAGGTATGCATGTTTAA
- the cmk gene encoding (d)CMP kinase, translating to MVNKKIIVAVDGPAGAGKSTISKKIAEVLKLEYIDTGAMYRALTLKVINKGINPNDVKSILEIMEDTTIEFINNHVYLDGIKVDEEIRKNIVTNHVSEISKIAEVRKKMVDMQRKLSESNNVIMDGRDIGTVVLPHANYKFFITASVEERARRRYKELLEKGEKDITYDQILIEIKKRDEIDSTREIAPLKKSPDAHLIDTTNKTIDECVNEIIEIIERG from the coding sequence ATGGTTAATAAAAAAATAATCGTAGCAGTAGATGGGCCTGCTGGTGCAGGTAAAAGCACTATTTCAAAAAAAATAGCAGAAGTTTTAAAACTAGAATATATCGATACTGGAGCTATGTATCGTGCATTAACTTTAAAAGTTATCAATAAAGGAATTAACCCTAACGATGTTAAAAGTATATTAGAAATAATGGAAGATACTACAATCGAGTTTATAAACAACCATGTATATTTAGATGGGATAAAGGTTGACGAGGAAATAAGAAAAAATATTGTTACAAATCATGTTTCAGAGATCTCTAAAATAGCAGAAGTCAGAAAAAAAATGGTAGATATGCAAAGAAAATTGTCTGAATCTAACAATGTCATTATGGATGGAAGAGACATAGGAACGGTAGTCCTCCCCCATGCTAATTATAAGTTTTTTATAACTGCTTCCGTTGAAGAAAGAGCAAGAAGAAGATATAAAGAATTACTAGAAAAAGGGGAAAAAGATATTACCTATGATCAAATTTTAATTGAAATTAAGAAAAGAGATGAAATAGATAGTACCCGCGAAATTGCTCCTCTTAAAAAAAGTCCCGATGCTCATCTTATAGACACTACTAATAAGACTATAGATGAATGTGTAAATGAAATTATTGAAATAATTGAAAGGGGGTAG
- a CDS encoding lysophospholipid acyltransferase family protein — MLFYKIIRFFAIIVFNILFRIDIIGKENIPSEGSIVLCSNHISALDPIILAIAIPRPISFMAKKELFKNKVLARIIYKLGAFPVDRDGSDISAIKSSLKILNAEKVLGIFPEGTRVAKMDLENAKPGIALISIKGKSPVVPVYIQSNYKPFHKIIVNIGKPIHLSEYFDKKLSTEEYKSISKRILNSIYSLNKI, encoded by the coding sequence TTGCTTTTTTACAAAATTATTAGATTTTTTGCAATTATAGTTTTTAATATACTTTTTAGAATCGATATTATAGGCAAAGAAAACATTCCTTCAGAAGGAAGCATTGTATTGTGTTCTAACCACATTAGCGCCTTGGATCCAATTATTCTAGCAATAGCAATACCTAGACCAATATCTTTTATGGCAAAAAAAGAATTGTTTAAAAATAAAGTTCTTGCTAGAATAATATATAAGCTAGGTGCTTTTCCTGTAGATCGAGATGGTTCAGATATTTCTGCTATTAAATCCTCTTTAAAGATACTCAATGCAGAAAAAGTGTTGGGAATTTTTCCAGAAGGAACGCGAGTTGCTAAAATGGATTTAGAAAATGCAAAACCAGGTATTGCCCTTATAAGCATAAAAGGCAAATCACCAGTTGTTCCAGTATATATTCAATCTAACTATAAGCCATTCCATAAAATAATAGTAAATATAGGCAAACCTATTCATTTAAGCGAGTATTTCGATAAAAAACTTTCCACTGAAGAATATAAATCCATAAGTAAGAGGATTTTAAATTCTATATATTCGTTAAATAAAATTTAG